One segment of Candidatus Paceibacterota bacterium DNA contains the following:
- a CDS encoding thymidylate synthase, producing MTKFDQIYKEMLRALMERGIEEYSERTKLHTKALPGMHFQINPEYDGFPLLTLRKIPVIAPIAEQVWFLSGSRKPEELLRDFTKIWDVFTNPNDVVTVAYGYRWRKHFGRDQIGKLIELLEKEPSSRHGVVIAWDPGQDGLSTFKKANVPCPYTFTVNIIGGKLHLHNIVRSNDMVLGFPFDVTGFCFLQYVLAQKLGVEVGTYSHSISNAHIYENHYPAAEEMIKRTNGHPPIKLALPEKTFERAEKKDADLINEITEQLKEQYNPMEKIEGLKIAL from the coding sequence ATGACAAAGTTTGACCAAATCTACAAAGAAATGCTTAGAGCTCTCATGGAGCGCGGTATTGAAGAATATTCCGAGCGAACCAAACTCCACACCAAAGCTCTTCCTGGCATGCACTTCCAAATTAATCCAGAGTATGACGGTTTTCCGCTTTTAACTCTTCGAAAAATTCCCGTTATTGCTCCCATTGCAGAACAAGTCTGGTTTCTCTCTGGCTCCAGAAAGCCGGAGGAACTTTTACGCGATTTCACAAAAATTTGGGACGTCTTCACCAACCCAAACGACGTTGTGACTGTCGCTTACGGTTATCGCTGGCGCAAACATTTCGGCCGAGACCAAATCGGCAAACTCATTGAACTTTTAGAGAAAGAGCCAAGCTCCCGACATGGAGTTGTCATCGCTTGGGACCCGGGCCAAGACGGCCTCTCAACTTTCAAAAAAGCCAACGTCCCCTGCCCTTACACTTTCACGGTAAATATCATCGGGGGCAAACTTCATTTGCATAACATTGTCCGTTCAAACGATATGGTTTTAGGATTTCCTTTTGATGTCACTGGATTTTGTTTTCTGCAATACGTTTTGGCGCAAAAGCTCGGAGTCGAAGTCGGAACATATTCCCATTCAATTTCAAACGCCCATATTTACGAGAACCATTATCCGGCGGCAGAAGAAATGATAAAAAGAACTAATGGCCATCCGCCGATTAAATTAGCTCTGCCGGAAAAGACTTTTGAACGCGCAGAAAAAAAAGACGCGGATTTAATAAATGAAATTACAGAACAGCTTAAAGAGCAGTATAATCCGATGGAAAAAATTGAGGGGTTAAAAATCGCGCTTTAA
- a CDS encoding dihydrofolate reductase family protein, with protein MKTYIIAALSADGFIAKNNTESSTKWTSKEDTAFFRERTKKTGVMIMGSTTFETFGGKPLPGRRNIIYSRSKKYEGVETTSESPKDLLNRLKKEGVEEVAICGGSSIYTLFAEAGLVDKLILTIENIIFGEGVRLFNKKIDLKICLALHQQIGPNTVVLEYDVKLLKHAEPKIHH; from the coding sequence ATGAAAACATACATTATCGCAGCACTGTCAGCCGACGGCTTCATAGCAAAAAATAACACCGAGTCGTCCACAAAATGGACAAGCAAGGAAGACACGGCTTTTTTCCGAGAGCGGACAAAAAAAACCGGAGTGATGATTATGGGCTCTACGACTTTTGAAACTTTTGGTGGAAAACCCCTGCCCGGCCGACGCAACATCATTTATTCAAGATCTAAAAAATACGAAGGTGTAGAAACAACTTCAGAATCTCCAAAAGATCTTTTAAATCGCCTAAAGAAAGAAGGGGTGGAAGAAGTCGCCATTTGCGGGGGATCTTCCATTTACACCCTTTTTGCCGAAGCTGGACTGGTGGACAAACTAATTTTAACGATAGAAAATATAATTTTTGGAGAAGGAGTGCGGTTGTTTAATAAAAAAATTGATTTGAAAATTTGCTTGGCTTTACACCAACAAATCGGCCCGAATACGGTTGTGCTAGAATATGATGTAAAACTGCTGAAACACGCTGAACCTAAAATACACCACTGA
- the dcd gene encoding dCTP deaminase, with amino-acid sequence MAIITKKQILERIEKGEIGFKPELDQFQLQAHAVDLRLGFTFLIPKIWRLTERGREAVNIDHFAKDRPQYFDTVELEKGQFFDLLPGEHILVSTLESIKVPADLMAVLYPRSSVNRKGLSVDLTGIIDSGYEGQLAVPVRNNTQAQTVRLYPGERFCQVVFDRLDEKVEITKSRYHKKDIIEGFIRNHGEKSERDEEEIGMIRKGEIKELKEKYKINN; translated from the coding sequence ATGGCTATAATCACAAAAAAACAAATTTTAGAGAGAATTGAAAAGGGCGAGATCGGCTTCAAGCCGGAGCTTGACCAGTTCCAGCTGCAAGCCCACGCTGTTGATCTTCGGCTGGGATTTACTTTTTTAATTCCAAAAATTTGGCGGCTGACTGAAAGAGGCCGAGAGGCCGTCAACATTGACCATTTTGCCAAAGATCGGCCGCAGTATTTTGACACGGTAGAATTGGAAAAAGGCCAGTTCTTTGACCTTCTACCCGGCGAACATATTTTGGTTTCAACTTTAGAATCAATAAAAGTGCCGGCTGATTTAATGGCCGTTCTTTACCCTCGCTCTTCGGTAAATAGAAAAGGTCTTTCGGTTGATTTGACCGGTATCATTGATTCCGGCTACGAAGGCCAGCTGGCGGTGCCGGTTAGGAATAATACTCAAGCTCAAACAGTCCGGCTTTACCCGGGAGAAAGGTTTTGCCAAGTTGTTTTTGACCGGCTTGATGAAAAAGTTGAAATTACAAAAAGCCGATATCATAAAAAAGACATTATTGAAGGTTTTATAAGAAACCATGGAGAAAAATCGGAACGAGACGAAGAAGAGATTGGGATGATTAGAAAAGGTGAGATTAAAGAGCTGAAAGAAAAATATAAGATTAACAATTGA
- the rplK gene encoding 50S ribosomal protein L11, with protein sequence MAKKLVKKIKVQAMGGAATPAPPLGPTLGQAGINIGEFVKQFNDRTQEKKGQLIPAEISVYEDRSFDFVLKTPPASRLILKAIGKEKGSGKNLVSKAGTISREQIKKIAEEKMTDLNANDIEAAAKIIEGTARSMGVEVK encoded by the coding sequence ATGGCTAAAAAATTAGTTAAAAAAATAAAAGTTCAAGCGATGGGCGGGGCGGCAACACCAGCTCCTCCTCTGGGGCCAACTTTGGGCCAAGCTGGTATTAATATCGGTGAATTTGTTAAGCAGTTTAATGACAGGACTCAAGAAAAAAAAGGTCAGCTTATTCCAGCTGAAATTAGCGTCTATGAAGACCGAAGTTTTGATTTTGTTTTGAAAACTCCGCCGGCTTCGCGGCTTATTCTGAAAGCTATCGGTAAAGAAAAAGGGTCGGGAAAGAATTTGGTTTCCAAGGCCGGTACGATTTCGCGCGAGCAGATTAAAAAAATTGCTGAAGAAAAAATGACGGACCTCAACGCAAATGATATTGAAGCCGCCGCAAAAATAATTGAAGGCACCGCTAGAAGCATGGGGGTGGAGGTAAAATAA